The genomic stretch TGGGTGTTGTAGGACGAACACAACAGCCAAAATTGGCTCACAGTCCGGGCAGCCTAATTCTCTGTGACGATCAGTCACAGTGCATGTGATCGCGGCACGGCGCAAAAGTCACATGGCCTGTCGCGTTAAGTGTTGAATTGGTTCTGGGCTTTGCCAACGACTGTCTCCGCCATACTCATCCTCTCATCCTACTTGAGTCTATGCGCTTGTCCTCGTAGAATCTGCCGTATTATTCGCTGCTCACCTAACTTTTTGGATTCATTTCTCTCAATTCTAATGGCTACATCACTACCCGCCCGACGACCCCTTGCCAATCGTTCCGTGCAAGGCACCTCCAACCCCTCTCCAATTAAACAAACTAGGTCTGTTTCTGGATCTAAACGCCCTCATTCTCCTGACCGTGGCGACTCCAACGCGAATCCCATCGCGAAACGCGTGCGTGGCACCGCCACAAATGAACCCACCGCCTCGCATGAAAGTCGCGCGACAGAGAAAAcgaagagagagaaggagaaggctgCTCAGCGAATGGAAATGGATCTCGAATTCAAGGACAAGTATTCGCGCGCTTTTCCAGGATTTAGATTTTATTTTGACGCTGAAAACATCACAACGAGCACTGCCAACCTCAAGGCAATGATTTCTCGTGCTGGTGGtgtgcgtgtttttttttatctgGCTTTAGCAATCTACTGATTGAGAGCTCAGATAACCGACCCGTTCTTCTCATCCTCTATAACCCATGTCATTGCAGACAAACAGAACACAATCTCTGATAAAGAAAATGTCAAGGCCAAAAGCATTCAAAGCACGCTCAAAAGCCCTATTAAACTGTTAGGACGGTAATACTGCTCTCACCAAAGCataataaaaataaattaatCCTGATGATGTTTCAGTGGCAGTGAAGCATGTAGTGTTGTTGAGAAAGCTCGCGAATATGGCCTTAAAGTTTGGTCTACAGCAAAATTGGAAAGCGTCTTGGATCGGACCCTCAATTCACCAGTACCTTATAAACAGATTCCTAGTCTCCGCCAGGCTCCTATACCCCAACAGCCCCCCCAACAACGACTTCAGCGACTTCTTGCAAAAGAAAAGACCGACGGTAACCTAGACCGCGATCCTTCCCAGAAAAGGCATGATTATCATTACTTTGCACGTGGTTCGTGTTTTGTCCTTCTGGAGGATATTCGTGGCGAATTGGCGACTATTGCGGCCCATGAATATCCCCCCTATAAAGAACGCGATAAAAATGCGAAGAAACCTTGGCCGGTTCTGCATTGTCATCCTTTGGCCAGGAACCCTTTCATACCTTTTGACGAGAAAGAAAGGAGGCGATGGGAACGATTACAAAAAGCCGAGCTGGACCAGGAAGAAGAACGTTTGGcaagaaagaagagagagCTTGAGACCATGAAGCGCAAAGCCGAGGCATATACTCATGGTAAAGGAACCAAGGACCTCAGGCGCTCGGTTTCCGTGAGCAATCTTGTTCGACGCCATTCTGTAGGGGGAGGCCTTAATGGTACTGGAGCAATTGACCTGGACGCTGATTACGATGATCTGAAGTCCGCCAATGCCTCCGGATATATTGCCGCTTCGGGTAATAGTGTTGGTATTACATCTACTACTGGGACTACCTCGACATCTGGACGCTTGGGTCGAAATGTTCCCCTTTCGAATTCGCTAACGCAAAGTTTGCAACAACATGTTGTGACTTCGCGAAAACCACCATCGAAGGTTAAAGCTGATGATATTGAAACACCTGGGGTAATGGGTCCACCCATACAATTGCCTATCAGGCAACCCATTCTCAAGAAGAGCAAAAGCACGAACACGCTGAAACTTCCAAAACGCGAAGAGGGCGTCAAGCCGGGTTACTGTGAAAGTTGCCGGATGAAGTTTGATGACTTCAGCACTGTGCGTATACTATATATAAATAGATAACCGAATTTATTAATCATTGATTTTCGCAGCATGTGGAATCCAAGAGGCATAGAAAATTTGCTGAGAATGATGATAACTTTTTCGCtcttgaccaagtcatacaGCGGGTACAGCGACAGAAACTTGACGAgattgaggaagaaaagtACGACCGGGACTCGGCTTTCTTCTATGATTGCAAACTCAAGAACCGCAAACATCATATTTATGCCAGTCCTGATCGTGTATCGGCTTTTCAGTAAACGATGTACTTCTTTATAGTCTCCCTCATTCAACCTAATTACCAGGAAAAGCCTTCTGTACTCAATTATGACGCTACAGtctgtatgtatgtattgCGATACCTGCAAAATGATCAATTCATTCACATGTCATTATGCAACTTCAGATAGTTGAGACCGCGCTTCAAAGAATTGTTACGGTGAGTAGGGTTACGACACCATCAATGGCGATGCCTAGTTGTAGTGTGATAAATGATAGAAATTGATGTCCATTGTCATATTCCCTCACCGTGATTGATACTATTAATTTCACAGAATTAGGTCAGCTATCGTTATTTTTTGTGATTTAACTTGATCTCCTTACCCTGCGCTTCCTTCAGGAAGAAGACCTGTGATGTTAACACCATCGGTGAAATAAGTTATTCCGCCGAAACTGGTTGTCCCGAGTGCATCCTGTACCAAACTGTCACGGCCTAAAAAACAGAATATCATCAACATTATCCTACAGAAGCAAAGCAAATACCGATGTTGTATCCATCAGGTACAATAGTATGACCCTCCTCTACATTCTGGAGTAACAAAGGGGGTGAACAGGGTAAGGATTACTTTCTCAGTGTCTCTCCTCAGATTACTTGCCTCTTCTTTTGATACGCTGCATTATCAATGGTCAAATTAAGATTTTGATCCCAAACTCTGCAACGAATCTCAGCTTACGCAAGGAATAGGGCGCCACTGTTCGCTAAAGGTCCATCCTGTCGAAAAACTCTGCACATAGATTGATCATATACAAGTATCGATAGTCCACATAGTCAACCACACACCTGAAGTGGTTTCCACCAATTAAGCTCTCTAAACAGGTTCCAACATCTGGGTCACCAAAATCCTGGCGAAGTTCCATCTTTAAATAAGAAAAAGTAAGCCAATGGAAATGATTTGGGAAGAATCTGGTATAGTACTGTTTGATTGACTGCACCGTTGCCATCTCCAAGATTTGCTGATTGTGGGTCTCCTAGATGTACCCCAAAACATTCTTGAGAGCTAAGTTAGTTTTGTCAGAATATACAACCCCTTTGCGAGGCAGGAAATTCATACAATCCAATCGCCTTTGCAAAATTGAGGATACCATCGTCTGTGAGGACCTGAGGAGAACTCAACCCAGATATAATGACCTTAAGAGAGAAAAATTTAACACAAAAATTCAGCCGATTAATCTGCTTCGCAAACACTAACATTTAATGGTTCGCCAACTCCAGGTCCAGCTAACAGCAAAGGACATAAGCATTGCAGATTTTAAGCAAACAGGCTAAAAGAAAATCACCGTTATCCAGCAAGCTTCCCCCGTTCGGTATTGGGTTGAAGAAATCTACACCTGAACGAATATTGTGACAATCTCCAATATAGCAGTAAAAATATAGGATAGCGCTTGCAAGCAAACCCTTCAAGATAGAAGTCATCGTGGCCCAAGACTCTCGGGTGGAAGTACTGGCAAATTAGAAACACCTGCAATGTTATATCAAGAACTCGACGAAACTCATGGGACTTCTGTAGGTAAGAAGGTAGGCACAACTCATAACATAACAATCACGTTCATGGGTGATATGGAACGTTCGCTGAGCCAGAATAGAGATTCGCATGTCCCACATAGCTGGCGCTCAGCGACGGAGAATGTTTATATTTATCCAAATCAGTTCATGAGCGGAGGAATAAAAATAGTAACAAAGAAAGCACCAGCATGAGAGTCTTCTAAATCCACAGAATAACTTTCTTCATTAGTCTCGAAACGTGCGCCATTGTGTTCAGTTGGTAGCATGCGGTCCAAAGGAATCTTTGCAAGTATGATAGCTTGAAAGTCCACAGGGGGCTAAAGCATGCAAGTGGATGAAAGGCTTCCCAGACAAGATCGGTGGCATTGACAGACTGCACCTCCAAAAAAGCGAAGTACAATCATTCTTGTCATGAGACGCAACAAGGGTCATGGGTGCGAGCGGAAGTCGGTGGTTTACAAAACGAGCTCTCTTCCACATCATCAGAGCACGACCAATTCAGCTGGCCTGTACATGAAGAGAACTGGATGAAAGGTGTCAGCTGGGAGTAGTTAGCCGTGCTTTCTCCGGGGCGCGGTCGCGATATTCCAACTCAGTATTGTAGAGACCTTTTAACTTGTGGAGGTTTGTGTGTAGATATGGTCGGCGATTTCCGATGTCTCGCTGAACCACGTTACCTATATATGGTCTTCTCATGTTTCAGATATGAATCAACGAAACATATAGGCAATTGACAGTCAAAGTTAGGAGCGCGTAGGCTGTGAAGGCACCTCTTGGATGATTTGATCATCAAAGTACTAGTGCTTTTTGCCGACATACTCAACAATAGTTGGTCCTGCTTGTACCAACAAAAGGAAACGGGTACCATTCTTCAATTGTTACCCAGTAAACGCTAAATCCAGCGTCCAAAGAGTCACGTCACGTCTGAATCGCATTCTTCAAGTGTGGACCAATTTCGTTGGTCATTGCGTGTTGTTCAGTGTTGAGGACCATGGCATCGCTCTCTCCAACCTCTCCAATGGCCCTGCAATCTCAAACTCCAGACCTTGTCGAAGACATCAGCGATGATGGCCAATTGACTATACGTATCCCAAACCCTAAAGTATATATGGCACGCCAATCAAAATGGGTAGGTCGCAGAGGCAAACCTCGATGCGACAACTGTCGGATAGGAAATTTGAAGGTCAGCCAGTAATTTGGATTCGTTCATGGCGTGTTTCTATTTTCTCAGCCTTTTTTAGTGCGACCGTGTTTTGCCAATGTGTAATCATTGTACTTGGGCAGATCAACCTGAATGCTTTTACACACCCATGCCAACTCCCGCTCATCGTGGTATTCCTCGATGTGATCGCTGCCGTGCTAACAACATGAAAGTAAGTAAGATCAAAGTATTTCgttcatattttttttgtactCATGTCGCCCAGTGTGATCGGAACTTGCCTGTGTGCAATAACTGTGAAAGGGAGGCTGGAGGAACCGCATGTAACTACACGCCCAAGAAAAGGCACAAACAGCCCGCTACCGAAGAGGATCCCGTAAAGGCTTCTCTGAGAATGGGCCAAAGTATTATGTCACAAAAAAACGAACATCCTTTGCCTGTCAATACCGATCCGACGCATACGCCACTTGAGACCGATCATCTCAGCAGCCACACATTTTATGGGCGAAATATTGGCATTGACATTCCTGGGGGCATAGTCGTATCGCCTACTCACTCCGAGTCTGAATATCTATCTGATGCAGATTCTGGCCAAGCTGGACGGTTTACCGCAGATTACTCCAGGGACAATAGTTCGACAAACTTTTCTGCTTATTCATCAGAAGTCGTCCAAAGACCGCCTATTCTTGCTCCGACTCCATTGGAATTCATTCCTCATTCCTTCCCTCTATCTCAAGACCTCAAAAATACTTCCACCATTGATCCTTGGCTACATCATTCTTTTATCTCTCTCCCCGCATATGTCTGCAAACGACTTCGCCGACTAAGAACAGTAGATTTCCCGAACCGTCGGGACTTTGACACGTCCTTGCTTGATTTTCAAAATGGCATGATGGATGAATTGAGAGAGATTATTTGTTTCCCTTCAGACGCCTACACCAAACTGGCATCTTGTCTTGCAAGTGGTGACCTTTCAACACTTTCGGACCGTGTGCGATCTTGGGCCTCAACACAAAGGCTCTCCTCTGTCACTGAAAAATATTATCTCATCTTGACTCCTCGCGACTCCGACTACACTGATGATTGTGGTCCGTCGGAAAATGATAAGCGACAATTTGTCACTGATCTCCTAAGCACCAAGTCGGACTTGGAATATGTTCAGGTaatcttttttatttctaGTTGGAAGGTTTATTTGACAGTTTTCAGGCGTATGGCTTTGACAGAATACCAGTACGACAACAAATATACGACATTCTAACTTATGCGCACAGGTCTCATTTGTCCTCGCGTCAGATGCTTTCTGAAGTGAGGAACCTCAGAATCGTGAGCTTAGTTTTGTAGCATCTGTCCTATTTTCTCACCCTTGTTTGTAATCCACAGGCCTTCATCACTTGGACAATGGCGGAAATATATGTCAGAATGTGCCCTACATGCAAGCTCCGTGAAGAGGAGCTTTCATCGTCGTTAGACTCATAAAATACTGACCTTTTCCGACTGTGGCCTCAAGGCATTTTTTTGATATATCATTATTATATTTATATCACGATTCCCTCCCTGGTTGTCTTTTGATGCCCTTCATTCGCTCCAATCTACTTTAATCATCAGTATATAGCAGCCATACTTGTAGTCACTTAATAAACTATACAATGAGGATAGATATCAAAATACATCGTTCAACGTACAGACCCTTGGTCGTAGACGAGCAATTATATAAGCAAACTAACAAACAGTTTCTTCTACTTATCTTATCGTACAAGTCAACACAAAGTACATACACAACAAATCATTTCATTTTAATTCGAAGCTAGCAAACGCAAGGTCGTACCCTCCGAATTCGTAGTTAATCTTGTCAGTTCTCTTGTATAATTTTTTAGATCCACCGCTGTTAGAGACCCTCGGACTTTCTGCGAGCGCTATTTTGAAGGCGCGTTGCGCGGCTTCGACAGCAGACTCTCCTCCTGTGTCATTATCCTCACTTGATATAAATAGTGTGAGAGTGATTCTACCAGGTTCGAAGATATTGACGACACGTTTAATGAGCGACTTGAGATCCGGGATTTTGGCTTGATGTGATATTTTTGAAGTGGAGAGAGGGACGTTGCACTCAAAGCTGGCATACGACCATCCTTCTTCCGGAGTAACATGGATGGTGTAGTACCCTTCGCCAAAATGCCCTGCTGTGCGTGCACCATGTTCAAAATTGTCTTGTAATGATTCGTGACCCCATTTGATGAGTGCGTTGGAGGAATAACCGCAGGGCTGAAATGCATACGCATCGAGATGGGTCAGGGAGGGTGGAAAGATGGCAGTTATTCCAAGTTTGTCAGAGAGATCAGCCGCCAATGCCGCAGGAGATGGACCGGGCTCATCGGCAGACGTTTcggagaaaaagaaaggttgCCGAGCTTTTGTTGAGAGGTCGCTCATTAATATCTCAATGGTATAATCGATATGACGATCTTCAAACTCCATGTGATGGGTAATAGAAGGACTGAGGTCGGTGGAGAGTGCTTCTGCACCTGTAAGGTATAGGAGCCAGTGATCGCCGTTCACCTTGCCGATGGTATAGGCCGCACCGTTGCTGAAAATCTGGTCCAGAAATTCGACCTCTTGTTTCCAGTCACGGTGGGGACCCATCTGACGTTCCGGAAACATGAACGATTTACGAGAATAGAAAAATCGATAAACGGTGGATAAATTCGCTTCTCTGGCGGCTATTTCAAGTATACGTGGCAGCCCCAGAAGGTTCAAGGTGGTACCACAAGTTTTGAGGATGAGACGGTGGGGAGAGACGAAGAAAGACGATTCACTGGATGACCGCCCAGATAGCACAATGAACAGGGTAAATAATAACATATGAGCACCATGACGGACCTTAAAAGGTAGGCATCCATTTCATCGCCTTCGATGGTGCTCAAAACCTTGCATTTTACGATGTCCAACATGTCTTCCCATGTTTGGCGACTGACGGTGCGGAGGCCGGTCTTTTTACCTCGAGCTTTGTCAAGAATTGGCACTTTTGTAGCTGATGGTGCAAACCATATTTCAAGAAGCTTTTCGGGGCCTTCAAAGGGAGCCGACGCTTGATAATCGTCGATTGTATCTGGTGACATGAGTGAATTATGCTATCGCAGAGCTGCAGAGAGAGATCGACCGCCAATAGCGAGCGCTGAATACATGAACTGGGGAGACGCTATACAGAAAAAAGTGGGAGAACCAGAGAAATAAGAGGTGGACAGCGTGGAGCCTCCTCGCAGTGGGGGGACAAGGAGACACTTTACATCGATCGCACAAATTTTGAGGTGTATACACCGAATGGGGATATGTGATACGCACGTGATGCGCGTCGTAGCTGGCATCACTACGTCGGCCGGCACCACTACGCCTGACGAAACATAACTTTTACTTCAACTATCACTATGCGAGGCTTTCTGCCGCGGCTGAATGTTCTGCGGTCGATTGCACCTAGGGCAGCGGCTCCCATACTACCAACGGCCAATATTCGTCTGACTACCTCTGCCCTCACACATACACCTAGGGCCTCCCAAGCTCGGCTGTTCACTCATTTCCCTGCGCGACTCACTACTTCCCCTGGCCCCGAACATCAAAAGTCCACCCTTCCCCCAAATCCGTCCCTCTCCCAGCGTCTAAAGCATCTTATAAAGTCGTACGGGTGGTATGCGCTCGGTGTCTACTTCATCCTTTCCGCGCTCGATTTTGGAGTAGCGTTCGTAGGCATCAATCTGCTGGGTGCAGAATATGTCTCGCAAGCCACGGCCAGCATCAAGGCGGTAGTCGCATCCGTGCTACCGTCGAGACCTTCGGAACCTGGTCGGGATGAGATGGACAGCATTTCTCATGCACATGCAGAAGGAGGCCAGGAATCTCTCTATGCCATGCTTGTACTTGCCTACACCGTCCACAA from Psilocybe cubensis strain MGC-MH-2018 chromosome 2, whole genome shotgun sequence encodes the following:
- a CDS encoding Hsk1-interacting molecule 1; translated protein: MATSLPARRPLANRSVQGTSNPSPIKQTRSVSGSKRPHSPDRGDSNANPIAKRVRGTATNEPTASHESRATEKTKREKEKAAQRMEMDLEFKDKYSRAFPGFRFYFDAENITTSTANLKAMISRAGGITDPFFSSSITHVIADKQNTISDKENVKAKSIQSTLKSPIKLLGRGSEACSVVEKAREYGLKVWSTAKLESVLDRTLNSPVPYKQIPSLRQAPIPQQPPQQRLQRLLAKEKTDGNLDRDPSQKRHDYHYFARGSCFVLLEDIRGELATIAAHEYPPYKERDKNAKKPWPVLHCHPLARNPFIPFDEKERRRWERLQKAELDQEEERLARKKRELETMKRKAEAYTHGKGTKDLRRSVSVSNLVRRHSVGGGLNGTGAIDLDADYDDLKSANASGYIAASGNSVGITSTTGTTSTSGRLGRNVPLSNSLTQSLQQHVVTSRKPPSKVKADDIETPGVMGPPIQLPIRQPILKKSKSTNTLKLPKREEGVKPGYCESCRMKFDDFSTHVESKRHRKFAENDDNFFALDQVIQRVQRQKLDEIEEEKYDRDSAFFYDCKLKNRKHHIYASPDRVSAFQ
- a CDS encoding S-adenosylmethionine decarboxylase proenzyme, yielding MSPDTIDDYQASAPFEGPEKLLEIWFAPSATKVPILDKARGKKTGLRTVSRQTWEDMLDIVKCKVLSTIEGDEMDAYLLSESSFFVSPHRLILKTCGTTLNLLGLPRILEIAAREANLSTVYRFFYSRKSFMFPERQMGPHRDWKQEVEFLDQIFSNGAAYTIGKVNGDHWLLYLTGAEALSTDLSPSITHHMEFEDRHIDYTIEILMSDLSTKARQPFFFSETSADEPGPSPAALAADLSDKLGITAIFPPSLTHLDAYAFQPCGYSSNALIKWGHESLQDNFEHGARTAGHFGEGYYTIHVTPEEGWSYASFECNVPLSTSKISHQAKIPDLKSLIKRVVNIFEPGRITLTLFISSEDNDTGGESAVEAAQRAFKIALAESPRVSNSGGSKKLYKRTDKINYEFGGYDLAFASFELK
- a CDS encoding hypothetical protein (Uncharacterized protein C106.07c), translated to MRGFLPRLNVLRSIAPRAAAPILPTANIRLTTSALTHTPRASQARLFTHFPARLTTSPGPEHQKSTLPPNPSLSQRLKHLIKSYGWYALGVYFILSALDFGVAFVGINLLGAEYVSQATASIKAVVASVLPSRPSEPGRDEMDSISHAHAEGGQESLYAMLVLAYTVHKTLFLPVRVGLTAAFTPRLVGWLTRKGWAGNEGARRAAQQMREKIRERSSRDSH